A stretch of Cicer arietinum cultivar CDC Frontier isolate Library 1 chromosome 5, Cicar.CDCFrontier_v2.0, whole genome shotgun sequence DNA encodes these proteins:
- the LOC101491454 gene encoding protein trichome birefringence-like 38, protein MGVEMKLHGWISMVISMAIICLSPCFCLETNVGSCNLYEGSWLLDQSYPLYDSSTCPHIRMEFNCLKYGRVDKEYLKYRWQPSNCNLPRFDGKSFLTKYRGKKIMFIGDSVSLNQWQSFMCLLHSSVPEARIIEKGGEPITNVTFLDYDVSVIVFHTTHLVDIEVEKIGRVLKLDSLKHGELWKTMDVLVFNTWLWWYRTGPKQPWDYIQIGNKIVKDMDRMEAFDLALITWANWVNTEVDTTKTKVFLQGISPQHYHGAQWHEPAVTNCANEKTPIGGSSSSQGLPKAQYVLESAFQKVTKPAHLFNITALSALRKDGHPSSHNGFHGMDCTHWCVAGVPDTWNSILYASIMN, encoded by the exons ATGGGTGTTGAAATGAAGTTACATGGTTGGATTTCAATGGTCATTTCTATGGCCATAATTTGTCTCTCTCCATGCTTTTGTTTAGAAACTAATGTAGGAAGTTGCAATTTATATGAAGGTAGTTGGTTGCTTGATCAATCTTACCCACTTTATGATTCTTCAACATGCCCTCATATTCGTATGGAATTTAATTGCTTGAAATATGGTCGTGTTGATAAGGAATATCTCAAATATAGATGGCAACCAAGCAATTGCAACTTACCAAG ATTTGATGGAAAAAGTTTCTTGACAAAGTACAGAGGAAAAAAGATAATGTTTATAGGAGATTCAGTGAGTCTCAATCAATGGCAATCATTTATGTGTTTGCTTCATTCTTCAGTTCCTGAAGCTAGAATAATAGAAAAGGGTGGTGAACCCATCACCAATGTTACATTCCTG GACTATGATGTTTCAGTTATTGTCTTCCATACTACACATTTGGTTGACATTGAAGTGGAAAAAATTGGTCGTGTATTGAAACTTGATTCCCTTAAGCATGGAGAATTATGGAAAACCATGGATGTTTTGGTTTTCAACACTTGGCTTTGGTGGTACCGCACAGGACCCAAGCAACC ATGGGATTATATTCAAATTGGTAACAAAATAGTGAAAGACATGGATCGTATGGAAGCTTTTGATCTTGCTTTGATAACTTGGGCTAATTGGGTTAATACAGAGGTTGATACAACCAAAACCAAAGTTTTTCTCCAAGGAATTTCTCCTCAACACTACCA TGGAGCACAATGGCATGAACCAGCAGTGACAAATTGTGCAAATGAGAAAACACCAATAGGTGGATCATCATCGTCCCAAGGATTACCAAAAGCACAATATGTATTAGAAAGTGCGTTCCAAAAAGTAACAAAACCTGCTCACCTTTTCAACATTACAGCTCTCTCAGCATTAAGAAAAGATGGACATCCTAGTTCTCATAATGGCTTCCATGGCATGGATTGTACACATTGGTGTGTAGCTGGTGTCCCAGATACTTGGAATTCAATTCTTTATGCATCAATCATGAATTAG
- the LOC101491770 gene encoding ASI1-immunoprecipitated protein 1-like translates to MEPSAEEYAAFEEKVKRTVYFDNLSPQVTESVIRTALDQFTAVKNVKFIPNYLGPSNLPQCALVELDSAKKVKEVRAMIGQYPFMMSGMPRPVRARPAVAEMFDDRPVKPKRKMKCCWLEKNDPDFEVARELKNLTRKHAAEIAFMHKVHLKEEEKLAAQQAETLKVHYKKFKLIEGIMTDRTALTLARKYNLAVADE, encoded by the exons ATGGAACCATCAGCCGAAGAGTATGCTGCCTTtgaagagaaggttaaaaggacAGTGTACTTTGACAACCTGTCACCACAAGTTACTGAGTCTGTGATTAGAACTGCTCTTGACCAGTTTACAGCTGTGAAAAATGTCAAGTTTATCCCCAACTACCTAGGACCGAGCAATCTGCCGCAATGTGCATTGGTGGAATTGGACTCTGCCAAGAAGGTCAAGGAAGTGAGAGCAATGATTGGGCAGTATCCTTTCATGATGTCTGGGATGCCACGGCCCGTAAGAGCTCGTCCTGCTGTAGCGGAAATGTTTGATGATCGGCCAGTAAAGCCTAAGAGAAAGATGAAGTGTTGTTGGTTGGAGAAAAATGACCCTGATTTTGAGGTGGCAAGAGAGCTGAAGAATCTGACACGTAAACATGCTGCAGAAATAGCATTCATGCACAAA GTGCATCTAAAAGAAGAAGAGAAGCTTGCGGCTCAGCAGGCAGAAACACTTAAAGTGCATTACAAAAAGTTTAAGTTGATAGAGGGCATTATGACTGACAGAACTGCCCTTACTTTGGCGCGAAAGTATAATCTGGCAGTTGCAGATGAGTGA
- the LOC140920370 gene encoding uncharacterized protein has protein sequence MAEYEACAMGILAALEPKVKVVEVYGDLTLVINQLNQEWETRDEKLIPYFSYIKELSLQFDKITFHHVSRENNQLADVLATLSSIEYPLGISENEKRTLRWLTANLFLNGNILVKRNHDMVLLKRVDINKAKEIIQDVHGGSYGTHMNRHAVYRKILRTGYYLLTLEKYCFDYVKKCHKCQIYADNIHAPLIPLNPLQRLGRSQYEE, from the exons ATGGCAGAATATGAAGCTTGTGCCATGGGAATTTTGGCGGCTTTGGAACCAAAAGTGAAAGTTGTGGAAGTATATGGAGATTTAACCCTAGTCATTAATCAACTTAACCAAGAATGGGAAACTCGAGATGAGAAGTTAATACCTTATTTTTCCTACATAAAAGAATTGTctttacaatttgataaaatCACTTTTCACCATGTCTCTCGAGAAAacaatcaattggctgatgTTTTGGCTACTTTATCCTCGAT AGAATATCCTCTTGGAATATCAGAAAATGAGAAAAGGACCTTAAGATGGTTAACCGCGAATTTATTCTTGAACGGAAACATCTTGGTTAAaagaaatcatgatatggtacTCCTTAAACGTGTCGATATCAATAAGGCAAAAGAGATTATTCAAGATGTCCACGGAGGTTCTTATGGGACCCATATGAACAGACACGCAGTGTATAGAAAGATTCTTCGGACCGGATATTACTTGCTCACCCtagaaaaatattgttttgacTATGTGAAGAAATGTCATAAGTGTCAAATATACGCTGACAATATCCATGCCCCGCTAATTCCCCTGAACCCCTTACAACGCCTTGGTCGTTCTCAATATGAGGAATAG